A stretch of Bos taurus isolate L1 Dominette 01449 registration number 42190680 breed Hereford chromosome 5, ARS-UCD2.0, whole genome shotgun sequence DNA encodes these proteins:
- the ANKRD52 gene encoding serine/threonine-protein phosphatase 6 regulatory ankyrin repeat subunit C has product MGILSITDQPPLVQAIFSRDVEEVRSLLSQKENINVLDQERRTPLHAAAYVGDVPILQLLLMSGANVNAKDTLWLTPLHRAAASRNEKVLGLLLAHSADVNARDKLWQTPLHVAAANRATKCAEALAPLLSSLNVADRSGRSALHHAVHSGHLETVNLLLNKGASLNVCDKKERQPLHWAAFLGHLEVLKLLVARGADLGCKDRKGYGLLHTAAASGQIEVVKYLLRMGAEIDEPNAFGNTALHIACYLGQDAVAIELVNAGANVNQPNDKGFTPLHVAAVSTNGALCLELLVNNGADVNYQSKEGKSPLHMAAIHGRFTRSQILIQNGSEIDCADKFGNTPLHVAARYGHELLISTLMTNGADTARRGIHDMFPLHLAVLFGFSDCCRKLLSSGQLYSIVSSLSNEHVLSAGFDINTPDNLGRTCLHAAASGGNVECLNLLLSSGADLRRRDKFGRTPLHYAAANGSYQCAVTLVTAGAGVNEADCKGCSPLHYAAASDTYRRAEPHSPSSHDAEEDEPLKESRRKEAFFCLEFLLDNGADPSLRDRQGYTAVHYAAAYGNRQNLELLLEMSFNCLEDVESTIPVSPLHLAAYNGHCEALKTLAETLVNLDVRDHKGRTALFLATERGSTECVEVLTTHGASALIKERKRKWTPLHAAAASGHTDSLHLLIDSGERADITDVMDAYGQTPLMLAIMNGHVDCVHLLLEKGSTADAADLRGRTALHRGAVTGCEDCLAALLDHDAFVLCRDFKGRTPIHLASACGHTAVLRTLLQAALSTDPLDTGVDYSGYSPMHWASYTGHEDCLELLLEHSPFSYLEGNPFTPLHCAVINNQDSTTEMLLGALGAKIVNSRDAKGRTPLHAAAFADNVSGLRMLLQHQAEVNATDHTGRTALMTAAENGQTAAVEFLLYRGKADLTVLDENKNTALHLACSKGHEKCALMILAETQDLGLINATNSALQMPLHIAARNGLASVVQALLSRGATVLAVDEEGHTPALACAPNKDVADCLALILSTMKPFPPKDAVSPFSFSLLKNCGIAAAKTVGGCGALPHGASCPYSQERHGAIGLDGCYSE; this is encoded by the exons ATGGGGATCCTCAGCATCACGGACCAG CCGCCCCTGGTCCAGGCCATCTTTAGCCGAGATGTGGAGGAAGTGCGTTCTCTCCTCTCGCAGAAGGAGAACATCAATGTGCTG GACCAAGAGAGGCGAACCCCACTGCATGCTGCTGCCTACGTAGGCGATGTCCCCATCCTCCAGTTGCTACTGATGTCAG GTGCTAATGTCAACGCTAAGGACACACTGTGGCTGACCCCTCTTCATCGTGCTGCTGCCTCCCGAAATGAG AAGGTGCTGGGACTGCTGCTGGCACATTCAGCAGATGTGAATGCCCGGGACAAGCTGTGGCAGACACCATTGCACGTGGCTGCTGCCAACCGGGCCACCAAGTGTGCTGAGGCTCTGGCACCCCTACTGAGTAGCCTCAACGTGGCTGACAGGAGCGGGCGCAGTGCCCTGCACCATGCAGTGCATAGCGGGCATCTGGAG ACGGTGAACCTGCTCCTCAATAAGGGAGCCAGCTTGAATGTTTGTGACAAAAAGGAGCGGCAGCCTCTGCACTGGGCAGCTTTTCTAG GGCATTTGGAGGTCCTGAAACTGCTGGTGGCACGGGGCGCAGACCTCGGCTGCAAGGACCGCAAGGGCTATGGGCTGCTCCATACAGCTGCTGCCAGTGGCCAGATTGAAGTGGTGAAGTACCTGCTCCGGATGGGGGCTGAG ATTGATGAGCCCAACGCTTTTGGAAACACAGCTTTGCACATCGCCTGCTACCTGGGCCAGGATGCTGTGGCTATCGAGCTGGTGAATGCAGGAGCCAATGTCAACCAGCCGAACGACAAGGGCTTCACGCCGCTGCACGTGGCTGCAGTCTCCACCAATGGCGCGCTGTGTTTGGAGCTGCTGGTCAATAACGGGGCGGATGTCAACTACCAG AGCAAAGAAGGGAAGAGTCCTCTGCACATGGCTGCCATTCACGGCCGTTTCACCCGCTCCCAGATCCTCATCCAGAACG GCAGCGAGATTGATTGCGCCGACAAATTTGGGAACACGCCACTGCATGTGGCCGCTCGCTACGGACACGAGCTGCTCATTAGCACCCTCATGACCAACGGCGCGGATACCGCCCG GCGCGGCATCCACGACATGTTTCCCCTGCACTTAGCTGTTCTCTTTGGATTCTCTGACTGTTGTCGTAAGCTTCTTTCCTCAG GTCAGCTGTACAGCATCGTATCCTCACTCAGCAACGAGCACGTGCTTTCAGCTGGGTTCGACATCAACACACCTGACAACCTTGGCCGTACCTGTCTTCATGCTGCTGCTTCCGGAGG GAATGTTGAATGTCTTAACTTGCTGTTGAGCAGTGGAGCTGACTTGAGGAGGAGAGACAAATTTGGAAG GACCCCACTGCACTATGCAGCCGCCAACGGCAGCTACCAGTGCGCCGTCACGCTGGTGACTGCCGGGGCCGGCGTCAACGAGGCTGACTGTAAAGGCTGCTCTCCCCTCCACTATGCTGCCGCCTCCGACACCTACAGGAG GGCAGAGCCCCACTCACCTTCCAGCCATGATGCTGAAGAGGATGAGCCCCTGAAGGAGTCCCGCAGAAAGGAGGCCTTCTT CTGTTTGGAATTCTTACTGGATAACGGTGCAGACCCCTCCCTGCGGGACAGGCAGGGCTACACAGCTGTGCACTATGCAGCCGCCTATGGCAATAGACAGAACCTCGAACTG CTCTTAGAAATGTCCTTTAACTGCCTGGAGGATGTAGAGAGCACCATTCCAGTCAGCCCTTTGCACTTAGCT GCCTACAACGGTCACTGTGAAGCCCTGAAGACACTGGCTGAGACGCTGGTGAACCTGGACGTGAGGGACCACAAGGGCCGGACCGCGCTCTTCCTGGCCACTGAGCGAGGCTCTACTGAGTGTGTGGAGGTGCTAACGACCCACGGCGCCTCTGCCCTCATCAAGGAGCGCAAACGCAAGTGGACACCCCTGCATGCTGCTG CTGCCTCTGGCCACACTGATTCCCTGCACTTGCTGATCGACAGTGGGGAACGCGCTGACATCACGGATGTCATGGATGCCTATGGACA AACCCCGCTGATGCTGGCCATCATGAATGGCCACGTGGACTGCGTACATCTGCTGCTAGAGAAAGGATCCACGGCTGACGCTGCTGACCTCCGGGGCCGCACCGCCCTCCACCGCGGG GCAGTGACCGGCTGTGAGGACTGCCTGGCTGCCCTGCTGGACCACGATGCATTTGTGCTGTGCCGAGACTTCAAGGGCCGCACGCCCATTCACCTGGCCTCAGCCTGTGGCCACACCGCAGTGCTGCGGACCCTGCTGCAGGCCGCCCTGTCTACAGACCCCCTGGATACCGGGGTGGATTACAGCGGATACTCGCCCATGCACTGGGCCTCCTACACTG GACACGAAGATTGTCTGGAGTTGTTACTTGAACACAGCCCGTTTTCATATCTGGAAGGAAACCCCTTCACTCCTTTGCACTGTGCAGT tATTAATAACCAGGACAGCACCACAGAGATGCTGCTGGGAGCTCTGGGTGCCAAGATTGTGAACAGCCGAGATGCCAAAGGACG GACCCCTCTTCACGCCGCTGCCTTCGCAGACAACGTCTCTGGGCTCCGGATGCTGCTGCAGCACCAAGCCGAGGTGAACGCCACGGACCACACTGGCCGCACCGCGCTCATGACAGCAGCTGAGAACGGGCAGACTGCAGCTGTGG AATTTCTGCTGTATCGAGGGAAGGCAGACCTTACTGTGCTAGATGAGAACAAGAACACTGCCCTCCACTTGGCCTGTAGCAAG GGCCATGAGAAGTGTGCCCTCATGATCCTGGCAGAAACCCAAGACCTTGGCCTTATCAATGCTACAAACAGCGCGCTGCAGAT GCCACTACACATTGCTGCCCGGAATGGCCTAGCCTCTGTGGTGCAGGCCCTGCTGAGTCGTGGGGCCACCGTGCTGGCTGTGGATGAAGAAG GTCACACCCCAGCATTGGCCTGCGCCCCCAACAAAGATGTGGCAGACTGTCTGGCCTTGATCCTTTCCACCATGAAGCCTTTCCCACCCAAGGACGCTGTCAGTCCTTTCAGCTTCAGCCTGCTCAAGAACTGCGGCATCGCGGCAGCCAAGACGGTGGGTGGCTGCGGTGCCCTGCCCCATGGGGCCTCCTGTCCCTACAGCCAGGAGCGGCATGGCGCCATTGGGTTAGATGGCTGCTACTCCGAGTAG
- the ANKRD52 gene encoding serine/threonine-protein phosphatase 6 regulatory ankyrin repeat subunit C isoform X1, with the protein MGILSITDQPPLVQAIFSRDVEEVRSLLSQKENINVLDQERRTPLHAAAYVGDVPILQLLLMSGANVNAKDTLWLTPLHRAAASRNEKVLGLLLAHSADVNARDKLWQTPLHVAAANRATKCAEALAPLLSSLNVADRSGRSALHHAVHSGHLETVNLLLNKGASLNVCDKKERQPLHWAAFLGHLEVLKLLVARGADLGCKDRKGYGLLHTAAASGQIEVVKYLLRMGAEIDEPNAFGNTALHIACYLGQDAVAIELVNAGANVNQPNDKGFTPLHVAAVSTNGALCLELLVNNGADVNYQSKEGKSPLHMAAIHGRFTRSQILIQNGSEIDCADKFGNTPLHVAARYGHELLISTLMTNGADTARRGIHDMFPLHLAVLFGFSDCCRKLLSSGQLYSIVSSLSNEHVLSAGFDINTPDNLGRTCLHAAASGGNVECLNLLLSSGADLRRRDKFGRTPLHYAAANGSYQCAVTLVTAGAGVNEADCKGCSPLHYAAASDTYRRAEPHSPSSHDAEEDEPLKESRRKEAFFCLEFLLDNGADPSLRDRQGYTAVHYAAAYGNRQNLELLLEMSFNCLEDVESTIPVSPLHLAAYNGHCEALKTLAETLVNLDVRDHKGRTALFLATERGSTECVEVLTTHGASALIKERKRKWTPLHAAAASGHTDSLHLLIDSGERADITDVMDAYGQTPLMLAIMNGHVDCVHLLLEKGSTADAADLRGRTALHRGAVTGCEDCLAALLDHDAFVLCRDFKGRTPIHLASACGHTAVLRTLLQAALSTDPLDTGVDYSGYSPMHWASYTGHEDCLELLLEHSPFSYLEGNPFTPLHCAVINNQDSTTEMLLGALGAKIVNSRDAKGRTPLHAAAFADNVSGLRMLLQHQAEVNATDHTGRTALMTAAENGQTAAVEFLLYRGKADLTVLDENKNTALHLACSKGHEKCALMILAETQDLGLINATNSALQMPLHIAARNGLASVVQALLSRGATVLAVDEEGNSSEQGPNTDTLESLRGV; encoded by the exons ATGGGGATCCTCAGCATCACGGACCAG CCGCCCCTGGTCCAGGCCATCTTTAGCCGAGATGTGGAGGAAGTGCGTTCTCTCCTCTCGCAGAAGGAGAACATCAATGTGCTG GACCAAGAGAGGCGAACCCCACTGCATGCTGCTGCCTACGTAGGCGATGTCCCCATCCTCCAGTTGCTACTGATGTCAG GTGCTAATGTCAACGCTAAGGACACACTGTGGCTGACCCCTCTTCATCGTGCTGCTGCCTCCCGAAATGAG AAGGTGCTGGGACTGCTGCTGGCACATTCAGCAGATGTGAATGCCCGGGACAAGCTGTGGCAGACACCATTGCACGTGGCTGCTGCCAACCGGGCCACCAAGTGTGCTGAGGCTCTGGCACCCCTACTGAGTAGCCTCAACGTGGCTGACAGGAGCGGGCGCAGTGCCCTGCACCATGCAGTGCATAGCGGGCATCTGGAG ACGGTGAACCTGCTCCTCAATAAGGGAGCCAGCTTGAATGTTTGTGACAAAAAGGAGCGGCAGCCTCTGCACTGGGCAGCTTTTCTAG GGCATTTGGAGGTCCTGAAACTGCTGGTGGCACGGGGCGCAGACCTCGGCTGCAAGGACCGCAAGGGCTATGGGCTGCTCCATACAGCTGCTGCCAGTGGCCAGATTGAAGTGGTGAAGTACCTGCTCCGGATGGGGGCTGAG ATTGATGAGCCCAACGCTTTTGGAAACACAGCTTTGCACATCGCCTGCTACCTGGGCCAGGATGCTGTGGCTATCGAGCTGGTGAATGCAGGAGCCAATGTCAACCAGCCGAACGACAAGGGCTTCACGCCGCTGCACGTGGCTGCAGTCTCCACCAATGGCGCGCTGTGTTTGGAGCTGCTGGTCAATAACGGGGCGGATGTCAACTACCAG AGCAAAGAAGGGAAGAGTCCTCTGCACATGGCTGCCATTCACGGCCGTTTCACCCGCTCCCAGATCCTCATCCAGAACG GCAGCGAGATTGATTGCGCCGACAAATTTGGGAACACGCCACTGCATGTGGCCGCTCGCTACGGACACGAGCTGCTCATTAGCACCCTCATGACCAACGGCGCGGATACCGCCCG GCGCGGCATCCACGACATGTTTCCCCTGCACTTAGCTGTTCTCTTTGGATTCTCTGACTGTTGTCGTAAGCTTCTTTCCTCAG GTCAGCTGTACAGCATCGTATCCTCACTCAGCAACGAGCACGTGCTTTCAGCTGGGTTCGACATCAACACACCTGACAACCTTGGCCGTACCTGTCTTCATGCTGCTGCTTCCGGAGG GAATGTTGAATGTCTTAACTTGCTGTTGAGCAGTGGAGCTGACTTGAGGAGGAGAGACAAATTTGGAAG GACCCCACTGCACTATGCAGCCGCCAACGGCAGCTACCAGTGCGCCGTCACGCTGGTGACTGCCGGGGCCGGCGTCAACGAGGCTGACTGTAAAGGCTGCTCTCCCCTCCACTATGCTGCCGCCTCCGACACCTACAGGAG GGCAGAGCCCCACTCACCTTCCAGCCATGATGCTGAAGAGGATGAGCCCCTGAAGGAGTCCCGCAGAAAGGAGGCCTTCTT CTGTTTGGAATTCTTACTGGATAACGGTGCAGACCCCTCCCTGCGGGACAGGCAGGGCTACACAGCTGTGCACTATGCAGCCGCCTATGGCAATAGACAGAACCTCGAACTG CTCTTAGAAATGTCCTTTAACTGCCTGGAGGATGTAGAGAGCACCATTCCAGTCAGCCCTTTGCACTTAGCT GCCTACAACGGTCACTGTGAAGCCCTGAAGACACTGGCTGAGACGCTGGTGAACCTGGACGTGAGGGACCACAAGGGCCGGACCGCGCTCTTCCTGGCCACTGAGCGAGGCTCTACTGAGTGTGTGGAGGTGCTAACGACCCACGGCGCCTCTGCCCTCATCAAGGAGCGCAAACGCAAGTGGACACCCCTGCATGCTGCTG CTGCCTCTGGCCACACTGATTCCCTGCACTTGCTGATCGACAGTGGGGAACGCGCTGACATCACGGATGTCATGGATGCCTATGGACA AACCCCGCTGATGCTGGCCATCATGAATGGCCACGTGGACTGCGTACATCTGCTGCTAGAGAAAGGATCCACGGCTGACGCTGCTGACCTCCGGGGCCGCACCGCCCTCCACCGCGGG GCAGTGACCGGCTGTGAGGACTGCCTGGCTGCCCTGCTGGACCACGATGCATTTGTGCTGTGCCGAGACTTCAAGGGCCGCACGCCCATTCACCTGGCCTCAGCCTGTGGCCACACCGCAGTGCTGCGGACCCTGCTGCAGGCCGCCCTGTCTACAGACCCCCTGGATACCGGGGTGGATTACAGCGGATACTCGCCCATGCACTGGGCCTCCTACACTG GACACGAAGATTGTCTGGAGTTGTTACTTGAACACAGCCCGTTTTCATATCTGGAAGGAAACCCCTTCACTCCTTTGCACTGTGCAGT tATTAATAACCAGGACAGCACCACAGAGATGCTGCTGGGAGCTCTGGGTGCCAAGATTGTGAACAGCCGAGATGCCAAAGGACG GACCCCTCTTCACGCCGCTGCCTTCGCAGACAACGTCTCTGGGCTCCGGATGCTGCTGCAGCACCAAGCCGAGGTGAACGCCACGGACCACACTGGCCGCACCGCGCTCATGACAGCAGCTGAGAACGGGCAGACTGCAGCTGTGG AATTTCTGCTGTATCGAGGGAAGGCAGACCTTACTGTGCTAGATGAGAACAAGAACACTGCCCTCCACTTGGCCTGTAGCAAG GGCCATGAGAAGTGTGCCCTCATGATCCTGGCAGAAACCCAAGACCTTGGCCTTATCAATGCTACAAACAGCGCGCTGCAGAT GCCACTACACATTGCTGCCCGGAATGGCCTAGCCTCTGTGGTGCAGGCCCTGCTGAGTCGTGGGGCCACCGTGCTGGCTGTGGATGAAGAAG GGAACTCTTCAGAGCAGGGACCCAACACCGATACGCTAGAGTCTCTGAGGGGAGTCTGA